In a single window of the Methanocella sp. genome:
- a CDS encoding GNAT family N-acetyltransferase gives MFSRVVGQGLELRLLEDRYAEELFGLSDRSREHLRPWMPWIDRTRCVEDTRAFIRGSLEEYSRGEALVTGIFYNGNVAGVLSFHNIDRVNRSATIDYWIGVEYQRKGLSRSAEAFRASVGHQAVVEPRRLRFKNSRCGGRDSNP, from the coding sequence ATGTTCAGCCGTGTCGTCGGGCAAGGGCTTGAGCTCAGGCTTCTCGAGGATCGATATGCAGAGGAATTATTCGGGCTGTCAGACCGCAGCAGGGAACACCTGAGGCCCTGGATGCCGTGGATAGATCGGACAAGATGCGTGGAGGATACGAGAGCGTTCATCCGGGGCTCGCTCGAAGAGTATTCCCGGGGAGAAGCTCTCGTTACGGGCATTTTTTATAACGGTAACGTCGCCGGCGTTCTCAGCTTCCATAACATCGACCGCGTGAACCGCTCGGCCACGATCGACTACTGGATCGGCGTGGAATACCAGCGAAAAGGGCTATCGCGTTCGGCGGAGGCTTTTCGGGCATCAGTCGGCCATCAGGCCGTCGTCGAACCGCGAAGATTAAGATTTAAAAATAGCAGGTGCGGGGGAAGGGATTCGAACCCTTGA
- a CDS encoding DNA-directed RNA polymerase subunit D, producing MKLEILELGNRKAKFIISETTPAFANAIRRSMLADVPKMAIDYVDIYDNTSVMFDEMLAHRMGLIPIRTNLEMYRLREECDCKGEGCALCQVTYTLSAEGPCMVHSRDMKSSDPETVPADDNIPIIELKDGQKLVLTAVARLGRGKEHAKFQPVCPPGYKYVPVVEINDKCDSCKQCVEQCPRGVFAVDKGKVVVDNPLNCSMCELCLEACDLGAIKLSTDNSAFIFTVETDGSFSAQEIITRAADSVRAKAAGLNEVLESF from the coding sequence ATGAAGCTGGAAATACTGGAGCTCGGCAACCGCAAGGCAAAGTTCATCATTTCCGAGACCACCCCCGCGTTCGCGAACGCCATCCGGCGCTCGATGCTCGCGGACGTGCCCAAGATGGCCATCGACTACGTCGATATCTACGATAACACGTCCGTCATGTTCGACGAGATGCTCGCCCACCGCATGGGGCTCATACCGATCCGGACAAACCTGGAAATGTACAGGCTCCGCGAGGAGTGCGATTGTAAAGGCGAAGGCTGTGCCCTGTGCCAGGTGACCTACACGCTGTCCGCGGAAGGCCCCTGCATGGTCCACTCCCGGGACATGAAGTCCTCGGACCCGGAGACCGTTCCGGCCGACGACAACATACCCATCATCGAGCTTAAGGACGGCCAGAAGCTCGTGCTCACGGCCGTGGCGCGGCTCGGAAGGGGCAAGGAGCACGCCAAGTTCCAGCCCGTGTGCCCGCCCGGCTATAAGTACGTGCCCGTCGTGGAGATCAACGATAAGTGCGACTCGTGCAAGCAGTGCGTCGAACAGTGCCCCCGCGGCGTCTTCGCCGTGGACAAGGGCAAGGTCGTCGTGGATAACCCCCTGAACTGCTCCATGTGCGAGCTGTGCCTGGAAGCATGCGACCTGGGCGCCATCAAACTGTCGACCGACAACTCGGCTTTTATTTTCACCGTCGAGACGGACGGCTCGTTCAGCGCCCAGGAGATCATCACCCGGGCCGCCGACTCCGTCCGGGCGAAGGCCGCCGGGCTCAACGAAGTCCTCGAGAGTTTCTAA
- a CDS encoding 30S ribosomal protein S11: MADQMKWAVAHIFSSFNNTIITVTDLTGAETLAKTSGGMVVKQARNESSPYAAMQMAANVAEQIKAKGIQGVHIKVRAPGGNRQRSPGPGAQAAIRSLARAGLRIGRIEDVTPIPHDGTRAPGGKRGRRV; encoded by the coding sequence ATGGCAGACCAGATGAAGTGGGCAGTCGCTCACATATTCTCATCGTTCAACAACACCATCATCACCGTCACCGACCTGACGGGCGCCGAGACGCTCGCCAAGACGTCGGGCGGCATGGTGGTCAAGCAGGCCCGCAACGAGAGCTCGCCATATGCAGCCATGCAGATGGCCGCTAACGTCGCCGAGCAGATCAAGGCGAAGGGCATCCAGGGAGTACACATCAAGGTGCGTGCACCCGGCGGAAACCGCCAGAGGAGCCCTGGCCCCGGCGCCCAGGCGGCCATAAGGTCGCTCGCCCGGGCAGGCCTGAGGATCGGAAGGATCGAGGACGTTACCCCCATTCCACACGACGGCACGAGAGCCCCGGGCGGAAAGAGAGGTAGGCGCGTATAA
- a CDS encoding 30S ribosomal protein S4: MGYPGKAKKLYNTPHHPWQKTRIDEETALVKKYGLRNKKSVWKFASMLRKYRGQARTLLGVLGTGLAAEDSHYAREAGQVQAKLQKLGVLKEDSKLEDILALKIEDLLERQLQTIVFRKGYANSMKQARQFIVHGHISLNGRKITVPSYMVLKAEEDTIAYYVGSPITKDALTAKPVVKASAPRAPAPAAAPAAVPTSEVVAETPQPPKEA; the protein is encoded by the coding sequence ATGGGATACCCAGGTAAGGCAAAGAAGCTCTACAACACTCCTCACCACCCGTGGCAGAAGACCAGGATCGACGAGGAGACCGCGCTGGTCAAGAAATACGGCCTGCGAAATAAAAAGAGCGTGTGGAAGTTCGCCTCGATGCTCCGCAAGTACAGGGGCCAGGCCAGGACGCTCTTAGGCGTTCTGGGCACCGGTCTCGCGGCCGAGGACTCGCACTATGCGCGGGAAGCCGGCCAGGTCCAGGCCAAGCTACAGAAGCTCGGCGTGCTCAAGGAAGACTCGAAGCTCGAAGACATCCTCGCCCTCAAGATCGAGGACCTGCTGGAAAGGCAGCTTCAGACCATCGTCTTCCGGAAGGGCTATGCGAACTCCATGAAGCAGGCCCGGCAGTTCATCGTCCACGGTCACATCTCCCTGAACGGCAGAAAGATCACCGTGCCCAGCTACATGGTGCTCAAGGCCGAGGAAGACACCATAGCGTACTACGTCGGCTCGCCCATCACCAAGGACGCGCTGACCGCGAAGCCCGTCGTGAAGGCCTCCGCCCCCAGGGCGCCGGCACCGGCGGCAGCCCCGGCAGCAGTGCCCACGTCCGAGGTCGTAGCCGAGACCCCGCAGCCGCCAAAGGAGGCTTAA
- a CDS encoding 30S ribosomal protein S13, with product MAEKSDKPEKAKKDQKQEAPAAESASAAAPAAPKKGGKKEKAAKPAEGAEAHGKKQPKAKKAEEKPKDEIKYLVRIANTDLDGTAKVLYALTGIDGIGIRVSKILARKAEVDPNATMGYLSPEQVDRLRNALDNIDTIMPVWMLNRRNDTYTGENRHLTGTDLILSNKEDINLMKKIRSYKGIRHERGQKVRGQRTRSTGRTGATVGVVRKKEVAAAGGAAAAPAAPEKK from the coding sequence ATGGCAGAGAAATCCGATAAGCCTGAAAAGGCAAAGAAAGACCAGAAGCAGGAGGCCCCCGCGGCAGAATCCGCTTCTGCAGCCGCTCCCGCCGCCCCTAAGAAGGGCGGAAAGAAGGAGAAGGCCGCAAAGCCCGCCGAAGGCGCCGAAGCCCACGGCAAGAAGCAGCCGAAGGCGAAGAAAGCCGAGGAAAAGCCCAAGGACGAGATCAAGTACCTCGTGCGCATCGCGAACACCGACCTGGACGGCACCGCTAAAGTGCTGTACGCCCTCACGGGCATCGACGGCATCGGCATCCGCGTGTCCAAGATCCTCGCCCGGAAGGCGGAAGTCGACCCGAACGCGACCATGGGATACTTATCCCCGGAGCAGGTCGACAGGCTCAGGAACGCCCTCGATAACATCGACACCATAATGCCTGTCTGGATGCTGAACAGGCGCAATGACACTTACACCGGCGAGAACCGGCACCTTACGGGTACCGACCTCATTCTCAGCAACAAGGAAGACATCAACCTGATGAAGAAGATCCGGTCCTATAAGGGCATCCGGCACGAGCGCGGCCAGAAGGTCCGCGGCCAGAGGACCAGGTCGACCGGCAGGACCGGGGCCACCGTAGGCGTCGTCAGGAAGAAGGAAGTCGCCGCAGCCGGCGGAGCGGCAGCCGCACCGGCAGCGCCGGAGAAGAAGTGA
- a CDS encoding PAS domain S-box protein gives MPAAIQTDAKSPLSQCVELLLDVVGGSSQPFVIADSSGLIIGCNGAFCRLVGYSKDELRSKRVVELTPPEWRKQESGIIAGQVRSKMPAIYRKEYMRRDGSRVPVELYDHVIFDKAGHPLYFYAFVTDVTERKDR, from the coding sequence ATGCCTGCAGCCATACAAACGGACGCGAAAAGCCCGCTAAGCCAGTGCGTCGAGCTTCTCTTAGACGTCGTCGGGGGCTCGTCGCAGCCCTTCGTCATCGCGGATTCTTCGGGCCTTATCATCGGGTGTAATGGAGCTTTTTGCCGGCTCGTGGGCTACTCGAAGGACGAGCTTCGCTCTAAGCGTGTGGTGGAACTAACGCCGCCCGAGTGGCGCAAGCAGGAGTCGGGCATCATCGCCGGCCAGGTCAGGTCAAAAATGCCGGCCATCTATCGTAAGGAATATATGCGAAGGGACGGCTCCCGGGTGCCCGTCGAGCTCTACGACCACGTCATCTTCGATAAGGCCGGCCATCCGCTTTACTTTTATGCCTTTGTTACAGATGTGACCGAGCGCAAGGATAGATAA
- a CDS encoding class I SAM-dependent methyltransferase: protein MRPADRDILKNYYGEKLKSYGHDTRSLGWIPGARKVRFDALTSIGDLQGSSVLDVGCGFGDLYGYLAGRGIKVDYTGVDINPDFISIAREAYPDARFVVADFEDDDAGSEFNWAFAAGIFTLKISDNRRFIRDTLKKMFDVCNKGVAADFLGPTSAGNDAYWQCPPEEVLKFCRGLTKRVVVRADYMSTEYCVYLYKDEMADERNVFEKA from the coding sequence TTGAGGCCCGCCGACAGGGACATACTAAAAAATTATTATGGCGAGAAGCTGAAGTCTTATGGCCACGACACCCGGAGCCTGGGCTGGATCCCCGGGGCCAGGAAAGTACGCTTCGATGCGCTTACGTCCATCGGCGATCTTCAGGGCAGTTCCGTCCTGGACGTCGGATGTGGGTTCGGCGACCTTTACGGCTACCTCGCAGGCCGGGGAATAAAAGTCGATTATACGGGAGTCGATATTAATCCGGACTTTATCAGTATCGCCCGGGAAGCTTATCCAGACGCCCGGTTCGTGGTAGCGGATTTTGAGGATGACGATGCCGGCAGCGAATTCAACTGGGCCTTTGCCGCAGGCATTTTTACTCTTAAGATATCCGATAACCGCCGATTCATCCGGGATACGCTGAAAAAGATGTTCGATGTCTGCAATAAAGGGGTGGCCGCCGATTTCCTGGGCCCGACCTCCGCCGGCAATGACGCATACTGGCAGTGCCCGCCCGAAGAGGTGCTGAAGTTCTGTAGAGGCCTGACGAAAAGAGTCGTGGTCCGGGCGGATTACATGTCCACCGAGTACTGCGTCTATCTATATAAAGACGAGATGGCAGACGAGAGGAATGTCTTCGAAAAAGCTTAA